GACGGCTGGGTCATAGCGTAATCAGCCGTTTCCTGTAGATTCATGAGGCCCCAAGCGCCAGTCAGACCCCATTCTCGCCATTCTTTCTCAGTCAAATCAACTTGTCCACAAATCGCGATAGTTGGGGTTCCGTGAGCTAGTTTCAAAACCCCCGCAATCGTCTTTCCACAAAGTGATTGCTTATCCAGCTTACCCTCGCCGGTGATTATAATATCCGATCCGTCAACAGCGTTCTCAAATCCTGCCGCATTCATCACTACATCAATTCCAGGTTTGATTTTACCTTTGAGAAATGCCAATAGCGCACTCCCCATCCCGCCCGCCGATCCAGCGCCAGGAGTTTCAGCCACGTTCCACCCAAAGGTTTCCTTAAGCACATGAGCGTAATTGCGCATGGCAAGTTCCAATTCATTAAGTACTTCCGGCGTGCCGCCCTTTTGGGGGCCAAACACATAAGTCGCTCCCTCTTGCCCACACAAAGGGCTATCAACATCAGTGGCAATAGTTATTGACATGCCTTTGGTATCGATGAAGTTTGACAAGTCAATTCGTTTAAGGCGAGCCAGTGACGCGGCAGTTTTAAGTTCATTTCCTTTTTCATCAAGAAAACGAGCGCCCAACGCCCGCATTGCTCCCATCCCGCCATCATTAGTTGCAGACCCGCCAATGCCTATTATGAACTTGGTGC
This portion of the bacterium genome encodes:
- a CDS encoding glycerate kinase — encoded protein: MEGKNLNVLICPDSFKGTLSAKAAAEAISAGVRKVWPDARLTIMPLADGGEGTLDALLVNGGQRFKQLVDGPQGTEIMAEWGILPDGTAVIEMATASGLTLVKPEENDLRIATSCGTGQLIRAAIVEGCTKFIIGIGGSATNDGGMGAMRALGARFLDEKGNELKTAASLARLKRIDLSNFIDTKGMSITIATDVDSPLCGQEGATYVFGPQKGGTPEVLNELELAMRNYAHVLKETFGWNVAETPGAGSAGGMGSALLAFLKGKIKPGIDVVMNAAGFENAVDGSDIIITGEGKLDKQSLCGKTIAGVLKLAHGTPTIAICGQVDLTEKEWREWGLTGAWGLMNLQETADYAMTQPSVALERATTIALKGSTKWKENNLEELF